One Lucilia cuprina isolate Lc7/37 chromosome 4, ASM2204524v1, whole genome shotgun sequence DNA segment encodes these proteins:
- the LOC111690890 gene encoding uncharacterized protein LOC111690890 isoform X2, with protein MELKFCILHGYYDARPKMCFSASPPPPPKAIFSSNLTFGYECSINNPSVHNTKYHYQNCNNNNTVYKEQYNMQRQEDITSVNDSQRDEETSSDYKQWLHAMKLVARLPGGIPPEFRRKLWLSLADKYLKSKNVDWAREEEKCFCEKWREDDEELGIQIVKDLHRTGSTLCTGPAGDLNQAKLKKILLGYARYNPEVGYCQGFNMLGALILQVMDKDESESIKVMIYLVEGILPAGYFCGSMGGLQADMAVFRELMQTKLPRLAKHLQKLQGPIENAYEPPLTNVFTMQWFLTMFCTCLPMSCVLRVWDLVLIEGSDVLLRTALALWSLLEERVLSARSADDFYGKMGSFSSELLNGHLIDSNGLIEKVVQLGPIADIQKLRDKHLYSIAPIQNQQGLQLYYDDEEPDIDEDSRLAVATVWGIPWGRRGSQGQQNNIITKQPIENKDRIALDISLLKKQYDKLRERQKQAHIILTTACSTASRQSVALNSSTATLPVNQLLSGRPAIVTNKGRRCGPPTGAIPPARKPSLPAVLHDKPLEKQLRRGETLHWRDTKDTRHRRDSLSWKEIKAERAAMITSGSIDGLKSQKIRTGRLGKSDSSSYSEESDDNEAEVERDGSSTDTSLCDEEFQPIANGLKQHNELSQKPTSKPLYKQKNNLLKQRHQSANRKDNNQKARPKSWAPSNSEIPFVLMSTDSPNNSADENPELEYRTATHNTMLKEEEDNFPSVETKSNLNQTNLEFSIQSLSKTMPKIGSTEEKDIFMDSTNYLGSNDDKEDEIKTFDISNEGVTNEYFERVNSSERPTKLDLLYSLNVDENIRDTIKIEADELVKPNQESYLYTNENNVNSSKNIRCMDLLVDYSEKSSVACIEEAKSEISTTFHACDMTVSIPTNKEYFDNSTEHSIKKTKGSAEKRRDPRRLTLTRSSTMDIEKRYQALEKRLSMEVCSKYKRILPENEFESVDSYKKYDQSCTTHPNNINDDDLNNHQVVDNKLQTPKDKKIPSTAELEERFKNIHQHILKDRNELLNSPCDSENTEKQSNMKTPDNDNINKKSTNKKTDRDTKKQDDQNDNNGEAEIANIIGENSDSEPKFLTFNKIEDVNANRNINTPQTSRNPNSQIIAPKTNALQTKKEPPDDNADEDTNSINRTAVATTNNSTAEIEPTAKNSEESEYVSEEKIRTPNSEKNHETVNEIQDDSKSKSNRTSPPSTEELEKRFSALEGQMSNAHIQDDKDTKSNVSLEETEKYGVNALMADNKESSDTQTLTTDTSNNCMLSSLDIKTDLTKLKQLSEKNTKRRLSEPPTTEDLEKRYEVLKRRMSSRNFETRSFPKDGFSDSPQKTREISVTESSTNLKSTDITPHSASKSSPPSIENLEERFEKLQNKNESKSSFTKHSPPSTETLEKRFEELQSKNGQLETQKSTNTEVNNKETQILPTEKEQLSYDNNTVVRAEKNEEIKNSNSLAKETISNPTPNNIETCEDGTQTSNENDISDKKEHNNITDDANQIKVKLIKELQAKIKGQSINSDIENSVQKKTALIEELKIKIKPMTDMIVKPTHISTSRRPPVQSFILPSQSFNDETLESHATSAYSRSGKYEPSNTSNRKMVRRFSDLPSRADLENRLQFLEEQLSKTVCMQRRSSDSEVASKSRHNVPLSDSLEYRVQELEKRLNENRSLSTDVEHTNTKEKIISEPNVEISQIELATDSVAVTGKELVRYSSYGEVGDTEHQNPINISINIQMTLNKDDTGNKKNPDVTKTDELDRRLQYLEKQLKSSQDQETFENAATDVKECINGKEQKDLNETDNTHQFAQTEEFHEIKDISETADVKILQETNRNNTITPLNINQSSVIAETDEIAENLHKENVLEKSKEEKSDHKVEKFTDNEGTLGQVNKTTECSENNFESTMSKVSDPGEKTQKLCSDTQKHNLTEVDEQVNKDNLKSDLPKSPDKPTIASTAAEPKQNILNKNKNHPNAIEAETQIDKIKDDGGELLEYNSQSTPQSNNVAESSQLDLIEGENIQKHHNSENIKESEIDSSNVNTSTQFVPVEVNKKTLVLLLDNEPKAVKVRRLTRANTEELEDLFQALEKQLTDRGQGKHDEKNPMPRSNELSQDEIETTKAMSELAKDIEEFSKSKSDQSVYDDKLKQTTKKKQKELEEDFDWGNDPIKYHLKKRTVYLPSTKELEARFRSLERQIKLLEDVEKIDVEQRLIEIERKIKLQYSLSHEKDLNKFLELCEGKDVDEIPTSSEDQKESSKEVQVNQKSMTKHTSPSRQIEPTPSTGSLEYRYRALDLKRSKSKQNLKKQPIHPLEMLLDPSPDDIPTTGELEHRMRVMEENRYTPSPPSRKSRSQSPPAKSQQNKNNSNIHILETMTASPTERELPTAEELEARLEALEREQCFNFKMQKNFQQFNQKLKDVVSPSLSFDEFKASTKSCESDHSKVQSLAPKQITSVNTFNPKTIRFRKEDQSQLLPKKDNESVTFADSQSNTKGSQQTTTAQEGLGVMGIRLMRETSPLRRKGTHTGIPLRTGENINDQLTSIQNTIKSIDSLCEEKPYRKERCQQYIDALFSDSKYFAHKKSSLEDLTSRNLSRSTSREIGPSIRISDHSPAFSRSMGSADSIRSSSPLGSSSPLQYRSNRDLRREPSPRRRRDEDREEHESRVRRDNLLPNNINYSHSILSHTSHSSLTKFHKVDSQLIPNDVEHELEDSLRTPTFRSTDNSKNDNTNTSNNVYTTPQRNLNAEATNPEPFRSLHLDRPISPFRQTILPSTNTPVYTPAKLEIRHTTVTSTFYDRVLTEKQLEKQNHHSVSTNSLSPIISPLFEKHAKPSLKQQTNKSPPKLLHTDSTNTH; from the exons ATggaattaaaat TTTGCATACTGCACGGATACT ATGATGCTCGACCTAAAATGTGTTTTAGTGCTTCACCACCGCCACCACCAAAAGCCATATTTTCATCTAACTTAACTTTTGGATATGAATGTAGTATTAACAATCCCAGCGTCCACAATACCAAATACCATTATcaaaattgcaacaacaacaataccgtTTATAAGGAACAGTACAATATGCAACGACAGGAAGATATAACGAGTGTTAACGACTCCCAAAGGGACGAAGAAACATCATCGGATTACAAGCAATGGTTGCATGCTATGAAGTTAGTAGCGAGGTTACCCGGAGGCATTCCACCTGAATTCCGTCGTAAG ctttGGTTATCGTTGGcggataaatatttaaaatctaaaaatgttgATTGGGCCAGGGaggaagaaaaatgtttttgtgaaaaatggcGAGAAGATGACGAAGAATTGGGAATTCAAATTGTTAAG gaTCTCCATCGAACCGGATCTACTTTGTGCACTGGACCAGCGGGGGATTTAAATCAAGCCAAACttaagaaaatacttttgggTTATGCTCGCTACAATCCGGAAGTTGGTTATTGCcag GGTTTTAACATGCTGGGTGCTCTTATACTACAAGTTATGGACAAAGATGAATCAGAATCAATCAAGGTTATGATATATCTAGTTGAGGGTATTTTACCAGCTGGTTATTTTTGTGGATCCATGGGTGGATTACAGGCGGATATGGCTGTTTTTCGCGAATTAATGCAAACCAAACTTCCTCGATTGGCAAAACATCTTCAAAAACTACAAGGTCCTATCGAAAATGCCTACGAACCTCCATTGACGAATGTCTTTACAATGCAATGGTTTTTAACTATGTTCTGTACATGTCTTCCAATGAGCTGTGTTCTTCGGGTTTGGGACTTAGTTTTAATCGAAGGAAGTGATGTTCTGTTACGAACTGCTCTTGCACTTTGGAGTTTACTCGAAGA GAGAGTGCTTAGTGCACGCAGTGCTGAtgatttctatggaaaaatggGGTCATTTTCCAGTGAACTTTTGAATGGACATTTAATTGACTCAAACGGTTTGATTGAGAAGGTTGTGCAGTTGGGTCCCATCGCTGATATTCAAAAGTTGCGTGATAAACATCTCTACAGCATTGCCCCTATCCAAAACCAACAAGGACTGCA gttATATTATGACGACGAGGAGCCGGATATAGATGAAGATTCACGTTTGGCCGTTGCAACTGTATGGGGAATTCCTTGGGGTCGCAGGGGTTCGCAAGgccaacaaaataatattattacgaAGCAACCCATAGAAAATAAGGATCGAATTGCCCTTGATATCTCCCTTTTAAAAAAGCAGTATGATAAATTACGCGAAAGACAGAAACAAGCACATATTATATTAACCACAGCTTGCTCTACAGCCTCACGTCAAAGTGTGGCTCTAAATTCGTCGACTGCAACATTACCAGTTAATCAACTGTTATCTGGTCGTCCAGCAATTGTTACAAATAAGGGACGTCGTTGTGGACCTCCTACAGGCGCAATACCACCGGCAAGAAAACCTTCACTGCCTGCGGTCCTTCACGATAAACCACTAGAAAAACAACTTAGAAGGGGAGAAACGTTACATTGGCGGGATACAAAAGATACAAGGCACAGGCGAGATAGCTTAAGTTGGAAAGAAATAAAAGCTGAACGCGCAGCAATGATTACTTCCGGTAGCATAGACGGCCTTAAATCACAAAAAATTCGCACAGGTAGACTAGGAAAAAGTGATTCATCTTCTTATAGCGAGGAGAGCGATGACAACGAAGCCGAAGTAGAAAGAGATGGCTCTAGTACAGACACAAGCCTTTGTGACGAAGAATTCCAACCAATAGCAAATGGTTTAAAACAGCATAATGAATTGTCTCAAAAACCTACTAGCAAACctttatacaaacaaaaaaataatttactaaagCAACGACACCAATCGGCAAATCGTAAAGATAATAACCAGAAGGCGAGACCAAAATCATGGGCTCCCTCTAACAGTGAGATTCCATTTGTTTTAATGTCCACAGACTCTCCAAACAACAGTGCTGATGAAAATCCTGAATTAGAATATCGCACAGCAACACATAACACCATGTTGAAGGAAGAGGAAGACAATTTCCCTTCAGttgaaacaaaatcaaatctaaatcaaacaaatttagaattttctattCAAAGTCTTTCCAAAACAATGCCTAAAATCGGAAGTACGGAAGAAAAAGACATATTTATGGATTCAACGAATTATTTAGGAAGTAATGACGACAAAGAAGACGAAATCAAAACTTTCGATATCAGTAACGAAGGAGTCACTAATGAATACTTCGAAAGAGTTAACAGCTCAGAGCGTCCCACAAAACTTGATTTGTTGTATTCACTCAATGTGGATGAAAATATTCGAGACACAATTAAAATTGAGGCTGATGAACTTGTTAAGCCAAATCAGGAATCATACCTCTacacaaatgaaaataatgttaatagtTCAAAAAATATAAGATGTATGGACCTTCTTGTAGACTATTCGGAAAAATCGTCTGTCGCTTGCATTGAAGAAGCCAAATCTGAAATATCAACAACATTTCACGCATGTGATATGACAGTCTCAATTCCGACAAATAAGGAATATTTCGATAACTCAACTGAACactcaattaaaaaaacaaaaggaagTGCAGAGAAAAGAAGAGATCCCAGACGCCTAACTTTAACACGATCATCAACAATGGACATTGAAAAGAGGTATCAGGCTCTTGAAAAACGACTTAGCATGGAAGTGTGTTCTAAATATAAACGAATATTACCTGAAAACGAATTTGAAAGTGTAgatagttataaaaaatatgatcaAAGTTGTACCACACATCCCAACAACATCAATGACGATGATCTAAATAATCATCAAGTTGTTGACAATAAACTTCAAACACCTAAGGATAAAAAAATACCATCAACTGCGGAGTTAGAAGAACGCTTTAAAAACATACATCAACATATTCTTAAAGATCGAAATGAACTTTTAAATTCGCCATGTGATTCTGAAAATACGGAAAAACAATCAAATATGAAAACTCCTGATAACgacaatattaacaaaaaatccaCAAATAAGAAAACAGATAGGGACACAAAAAAACAAGATGATCAGAATGACAATAATGGCGAGGCAGAAATCGCAAACATAATTGGAGAAAATTCAGATTCTGAACCAAAGTTTTTAACGTTTAATAAAATCGAAGACGTAAATGCCAACAGAAACATTAACACTCCGCAAACTTCTAGAAATCCAAATTCTCAGATAATAGCCCCAAAGACTAACGCATTGCAGACAAAAAAAGAACCACCTGACGACAATGCAGATGAAGATACAAATAGCATTAATAGAACAGCAGTAGCGACTACAAATAATTCTACCGCTGAGATTGAACCAACTGCTAAAAATTCGGAAGAATCTGAGTATGTATCAGAAGAAAAAATTCGTACACCTAATTCAGAAAAAAATCACGAGACAGTTAATGAAATACAAGATGATTCTAAAAGCAAATCAAATCGAACATCCCCTCCCTCAACAGAGGAATTAGAAAAACGATTTTCAGCTTTGGAAGGACAAATGAGTAACGCTCATATTCAAGACGATAAAGATACAAAATCTAATGTGTCTTTGGAAGAAACTGAAAAATATGGAGTAAATGCTTTAATGGCGGATAATAAAGAATCAAGTGACACTCAAACCCTAACAACAGATACATCAAATAATTGCATGTTATCGTCATTAGATATAAAGAcggatttaacaaaattaaagcagttatctgaaaaaaatacaaagcgACGATTATCCGAGCCCCCTACTACTGAAGATTTAGAAAAAAGATATGAAGTTTTGAAACGACGGATGAGTTCTCGAAATTTTGAGACAAGATCCTTTCCAAAAGATGGATTTTCCGATTCCCCACAGAAAACACGTGAAATTTCTGTAACTGAATCTTCCACTAATTTAAAAAGCACAGACATTACACCACATTCCGCAAGCAAAAGTTCGCCGCCATCAATTGAAAATCTAGAAGAACGTTTTGAAAAactgcaaaataaaaatgaatcaaAAAGCTCATTTACTAAACACTCTCCTCCTTCAACGGAAACTCTAGAAAAACGATTTGAAGAACTACAAAGTAAAAATGGTCAATTAGAAACACAGAAGTCAACAAACACAGAAGTCAACAACaaagaaacacaaattttaCCTACTGAAAAAGAACAATTATCTTATGATAATAATACAGTAGTAAGGGcggaaaaaaatgaagaaataaaaaatagtaactCGTTGGCTAAAGAAACTATAAGTAATCCAACACCTAATAATATTGAAACCTGTGAGGATGGAACACAAACCTCTAATGAAAATGATATATCAgacaaaaaagaacataataaTATAACTGACGATGCCaatcaaataaaagttaaacTCATTAAGGAATTACAAGCGAAAATAAAAGGGCAATCTATAAACTCAGATATAGAGAATAGTGTTCAAAAAAAGACTGCGCTTATTGAAgagcttaaaattaaaattaaacccaTGACAGATATGATTGTAAAGCCAACTCACATCTCTACAAGTCGGCGCCCACCTGTCCAAAGCTTTATTTTACCAAGTCAAAGTTTCAACGATGAAACCTTGGAATCACATGCGACTTCCGCTTATAGCAGATCGGGAAAATACGAACCTTCAAATACATCAAATCGAAAAATGGTTCGTCGTTTTTCCGATTTACCCTCAAGAGCCGACCTTGAGAATCGTTTGCAGTTCTTGGAAGAACAACTAAGCAAAACGGTATGCATGCAACGTCGTTCAAGTGATTCCGAAGTAGCATCGAAAAGTAGACATAATGTTCCACTAAGTGACAGCCTAGAGTATCGTGTTCAAGAATTAGAAAAACGTTTAAATGAGAATAGAAGCTTATCAACGGATGTGGAGCATACAAATACCAAAGAGAAAATCATAAGTGAACCCAATGTTGAAATTTCTCAAATCGAATTGGCGACTGATAGCGTAGCCGTAACAGGAAAAGAATTAGTTCGTTATTCTTCCTATGGTGAAGTAGGAGATACTGAACACCAGAATCCAATCAATATTAGCATAAATATTCAAATGACACTTAATAAAGATGATACtggcaataaaaaaaatcctgaTGTTACAAAGACCGATGAATTAGATCGGCGACTCCAATACTTAGAAAAACAGCTTAAATCATCACAAGATCAGGAAACCTTTGAAAATGCTGCAACGGATGTTAAGGAATGTATAAATGGAAAAGAGCAAAAAGATCTCAATGAGACAGACAATACCCATCAATTTGCGCAAACTGAAGAATTTCACGAAATTAAAGATATAAGTGAGACAGCTGATGTTAAAATCTTACAAGAAACCAATAGAAATAATACCATAACAccattaaatataaatcaatcTAGCGTTATCGCAGAAACTGATGAAATCGCGGAAAATCTTCATAAAGAAAATGTCCTAGAGAAGTCGAAGGAAGAAAAATCAGACCACAAAGTGGAAAAATTTACTGATAATGAAGGTACATTAGGTCAAGTTAATAAAACAACTGAATGTAgcgaaaacaattttgaatcaACAATGTCGAAAGTATCTGACCCTGGcgagaaaactcaaaaactgtGTTCAGATAcccaaaaacacaatttaacagAAGTTGATGAACAAGTGAATAAGGACAATTTAAAGTCAGACCTACCTAAATCCCCAGATAAACCTACCATAGCATCAACGGCGGCGgaaccaaaacaaaatattttaaataaaaataaaaaccatccGAATGCTATTGAAGCTGAAACtcaaattgataaaataaaGGATGATGGAGGAGAATTACTAGAATACAACTCTCAATCTACGCCACAATCAAATAATGTTGCGGAATCAAGTCAATTAGACCTAATCGAAGGGGAAAACATTCAAAAACACCATAATTCTGAAAACATTAAAGAGTCTGAAATTGATTCATCAAATGTTAACACTTCCACCCAATTTGTACCCGTAGAAGTAAATAAAAAGACGTTGGTTTTATTATTAGATAACGAACCTAAAGCAGTTAAAGTGCGTCGGCTTACTCGGGCAAATACTGAGGAATTGGAAGATCTTTTTCAAGCACTTGAAAAACAACTAACAGATCGTGGTCAAGGGAAACATGACGAAAAAAATCCAATGCCTAGATCAAATGAATTATCACAAGATGAGATCGAGACAACAAAAGCAATGTCAGAATTAGCAAAAGATATAGAGGAATTTTCTAAAAGCAAATCAGATCAAAGTGTATATGATGATAAgcttaaacaaacaacaaaaaagaaacaaaaggaACTGGAGGAGGATTTTGATTGGGGAAATGATCCCATAAAATATCACTTGAAGAAAAGAACAGTATATTTACCTTCAACTAAAGAACTTGAAGCAAGATTTCGGTCATTAGAACGTCAAATAAAGCTTCTGGAAGATGTTGAAAAAATTGATGTAGAACAGCGCCTAATAGAAATTGAACGTAAAATAAAACTGCAATACTCATTATCTCATGAAAAAGATTTGAACAAGTTTCTGGAGTTATGCGAAGGAAAAGATGTCGATGAAATACCAACATCATCAGAAGATCAAAAAGAGAGTAGTAAAGAAGTACAAGTTAATCAAAAATCTATGACTAAACACACATCACCTTCCAGGCAAATAGAACCAACACCATCTACTGGTAGTCTCGAATACCGCTATCGCGCACTAGATCTAAAACGATCAAAGTCAAAGCAAAATCTTAAGAAGCAACCAATTCATCCTTTAGAAATGCTTCTTGATCCAAGCCCAGATGATATTCCTACCACCGGTGAGTTAGAGCACCGAATGCGCGTTATGGAAGAAAATCGATACACACCATCTCCACCATCAAGAAAATCGCGTTCACAGTCACCTCCTGCTAAaagtcaacaaaataaaaacaattcaaacatacatattttggaaACAATGACGGCAAGTCCTACAGAACGGGAACTTCCGACGGCAGAAGAATTAGAGGCACGTTTAGAAGCATTAGAAAGGGAACAGTGCTTCAACTTCAAAATGCAGAAAAACTTCCAACAGTTCAACCAGAAGCTCAAGGATGTTGTCTCGCCATCCCTATCATTTGACGAATTTAAGGCGTCAACAAAATCCTGTGAATCTGATCATTCCAAAGTACAAAGTTTAGCTCCAAAACAAATTACAAGTGTTAATACATTTAATCCCAAAACAATACGTTTTCGCAAAGAAGATCAATCTCAACTATTACCTAAAAAGGATAATGAATCCGTG ACTTTTGCAGATTCCCAGAGTAATACTAAAGGGTCTCAACAAACGACTACCGCTCAGGAGGGGCTTGGCGTCATGGGGATTCGTTTGATGAGG GAAACATCGCCTCTTCGAAGAAAGGGAACGCACACCGGCATACCACTGCGCACTGgagaaaatataaatgatcaACTGACATCTATTCAAAACACTATAAAGTCTATTGACAGTCTTTGTGAGGAAAAGCCTTATCGAAAAGAGAGGTGTCAGCAATATATCGATGCTCTATTCTCAGACTCCAAATATTTCGCTCATAAAAAATCTTCCCTCGAAGATCTCACTTCACGAAATCTGAGCCGATCAACATCGCGTGAAATTGGACCCTCTATTCGAATCTCCGATCACAGCCCAGCCTTCTCACGTTCAATGGGATCAGCTGATTCAATACGATCATCAAGCCCATTGGGATCGTCGAGCCCACTTCAGTACCGTTCCAACAGAGACCTACGGCGTGAACCTTCTCCTAGACGTCGACGAGACGAAGATCGTGAAGAGCATGAAAGTAGGGTAAGACGTGATAATCTATTgccaaataatattaattatagtcATAGCATATTAAGCCATACTAGTCATAGTAGTTTAACTAAGTTTCATAAAGTAGATAGCCAACTAATTCCAAACGATGTTGAACACGAACTAGAAGATAGTTTACGAACTCCGACATTCCGCTCAACTGACAACTCAAAAAACGACAACACTAATACCTCAAACAACGTCTACACAACACCACAACGCAATCTTAATGCGGAAGCAACAAATCCCGAACCCTTTAGGAGCCTTCATTTGGACAGACCTATATCTCCATTCCGACAAACTATCCTTCCAAGCACAAACACACCAGTCTACACACCAGCCAAATTAGAAATTCGACATACAACAGTAACGTCTACTTTCTACGATCGTGTTCTTACTGAAAAACAgttggaaaaacaaaatcatcacTCTGTTTCGACCAACAGTCTATCCCCAATTATATCCCCGTTGTTTGAGAAGCACGCAAAGCCATcgttaaaacaacaaacaaacaaatcacCACCCAAACTTTTACATACCGATTCGACCAATACACATTGA